CGGCGCGCAGGCGCGTAAACAGGCCGCGCGCGCGGATAGCTTTTTGGACAACCCGCCCCTGACGGTACTGTTGAAGGCGCAAGCCGCGCAATTGAATGGGGACGAAACCGCGGCGGAAGGATTTTTCCGCGTCATGCTGGACGATCCACAGACGGAATATCTTGGTATTCGCGGGCTCCTAAATCAGGCCGTTCGGCGCAACGATACGCAGGGCGCGATCGCCCTCGCTCAACGTGCTTTCCGACTTAACCCGAAAAGCGATTGGGCCGGACCGAACTTGTTCGAACACCAAGTGCGCGCCGGTGATTGGATGGGCGCCGAGGAAACGCTGGAGGGCATGGTTCGCCATAAGCTGGTGGCCTCCACAACGGCCCGCCATCGCCAGGCGGTGATTGCTTTCGCCCGGGCCTGCGGGTCGCCCGAAAGTGACGATTGCGACACCACTTTAAAATATCTTGATCGGGCTTTTTCCCTCGACCCCGGTTTCGCCCCGGCGGCTTGCGCCTATGGCGAGGCGTTGGTCGGCGCGGGGCGGGTGCGTAAGGCGCAGAACGTGATCGAGAAGGCCTGGGCGGTTTTCCCCCATCCCGCACTCGTGGACATCTACTTGCGGGCGCAGGCCTTGGATGATCCTTTGAAGAAGGTCGGCGCGGTGGAGAAACTCATTGGCGCCAACCCGGATCACCCCGAAAGCCGCATCGCCAGCGCCGCGATCGCTCTCGAGGCCAAGCTTTGGGGTGAGGCGCGGCAAAATTTGGAAGACCTGATCAAGGAAAAAACCGAGGTTGGCGGCGGTCTTTCGGCACGGGTTTGTCGAATGATGGCGGAACTGGAAGAGCACGAACACGGCGATGAAGCGCGCGCCCGCGAATGGTTGGTTCGCGCCTCGATGGCCGATCCCGATCCGGCATGGGTGTGCGATGATTGCGGTCATGTTCGCGCCGAATGGTCGGCGCACTGTCCGAAATGCCAGGGTATTGACACCCAAAGCTGGCGTGCGCCGCCCGGCGTGATCCATTTGCCGGGCGCAACGCCCGCCGCCCCGCACTTGAGCGGGGCGGCAGTCGGGGTGAAGATTATTGACGGGAAAAATAATTCCTCCTCAAAAGGGGCTCCCGCACAAGTTTAATTGACGCACGGGGCGGGGCGCAGTAAAGAAGGGGCCGCATTTTCGCGCGCCGCAGTAGCTCAGTTGGTAGAGCACATCATTCGTAATGATGGGGTCGGGGGTTCGAATCCCTCCTGCGGCACCATTCCTCCCGAATAAACCGGCGCTATCGACACCTCGGCTCTTTTCGGTGGTGTGCTTCGTGGCGCGCGGGTCATCCACCGGGGCGTCAAAATCCGCCGGCGGCATCGGAAAAAAATGTTTTCAAGGCCGTACCGATCCCCGAAAGGCCGGCGATAACAACCAAAGAAATGATAACGGCGATCAAAGCGTACTCCACGGAAACCGAACCTCGCTCATCGTCGATCGCGGCGCCGAAGATATGGCAAAGTCGCGATGGTGGGGACCGGTAGCGGTGTTTTTGGGGCTTGTGAACGACCCGAAGCATCGTCTTGATCATGTGCCGCCTCCTTGAAATAGTGCGCCCACATCCAAAGATAAGAGGCCATCTTTCGAAAAACAAAGGTTTGCATCAGGGCGTATTCGGCGATATGCGCGCGGTGCGGCGTGCGAAAAAAGAAATTTGCAAATTTCGTCTATTTCGCGTTCCATGCTGGCGACGCTTAAAGTAGGTCGTGCGGCGCAATCGCGTGGCGATATAGGGATGATCCCCAAAAATGAACAAAACAACTCGCATGCGTACGGCCTTGGCGGGCGATACGCCGGCCCTTGGGGGTGTTTTCGCCCTGTCGGCATTTTCCATCTGGGGATTTTTCCCTTTATTCTTCAAGCTATTTGAAGGTGTGTCGGCCTTTGACGTGTTGGCCCATCGGGTGGTTTGGTCGGTTCTTTTTGTTTCGCTGGCGTTGCTTATGCGGCGACGTTGGCGTACGGCGGCGGGCCATGTGCGCGACTGGAAAAAGGTGCGTGGCTCGCTATTGTCCGGCCTGGCGATTGCCGCCAACTGGGGTATTTTTATCTGGGCGGTGGGACACGATCAGGTCCTTGAAGGAAGCCTGGGGTACTTTATAAATCCCCTGGTTTCGGTCATTCTCGCCGTTATTTTCTTAGGCGAGCGATTGCGTCCATGGCAATGGTTTTCGGTCGCCTTGGCCGGTGTCGGCGTTTTCAATATGGTTGTCAGTTTCGGCGCCGTGCCCTGGGTGGCGTTAAGTTTGGCCCTGACTTTCGGTAGCTATGGGTTGTTGCGCAAAATCGCGCCGGTCAATTCCCTCGACGGCCTGTTCCTCGAAACGCTTTTTCTAAGCCCGATGGCGGTGGCGTATCTGGTTTGGCTGGCCATCCATGGCGAGGGTGCGTTCGTTTTGGGAAATGGCCCGTGGGGCGGTCTTTCGTCGATGGATGTTTTCCTGATTCTCAGCGGCGTCGTGACCGCGCTTCCTCTGTTGTTATTCGCCCGGGCGGCCAAGCTGATTCGTCTTTCGACTTTGGGGCTTGTGCAATATTTGGTGCCGACGCTGCAGTTCTCGCTCGCGGTTTTTGTGTTTAAGGAGCCTTTCGGCGCAGATCATTTGATTACATTTGTGCTGATCTGGGTGGCCTTGGCGATCTTTAGCATAGACGCCATGACCCATCGCCGTCCCGTGACTTGAGAGCGTGGCGAAGATGGGAAACGATTACCGTCGAGGAATAGTGCTGTCGGCGTTGGGTATTTTGATCATCAGCCCCGACGCCATGCTGGTGCGTTTGATAGCAAGCGCGGACCCGTGGCAGATTGCGTTCTGGCGTACGGGCTTGATGGGATGCAGCCTGTTGGCCTACCTCCTGGTGCGCGCGCGAGTGCGCCGGCGACCGGCGTTCGCCTCCATTCGTGGAAAGACGTGGATCGTGGTCGGTCTGTTTTCCTTCAGCAACATCAGCTTCATCGGCGCGTTGACCCACACGTCGGTCGCGAACACCTTGGTCATCTTGGCGACCATGCCTTTTTTCGCCGCCATTTTGGGTTGGTCGCTCATCGGTGAGAAAGTGGCGTCGCGGACGTGGGTCTCGATAGGGTTGGCGTTGACGGGAACCGGGGTTTTGGTTTCCGGCTCGCTGGGCGGCGGTCATAGGATGGGCGACGCCCTGGCGCTTCTTACCGCCCTGATGCAAGGCCTGAACCTGATCGCGTTGCGCCGTTTTTCCGTCAACGACTTGGTGCCGCCGTTGTGCCTATCGGGATTTATCAGCGCCCTTGTTCTTGCTCCGGCGGCCCATCCTTTGGGCGTGAGTGGTCACGATTTTGCCCTTCTCGGGCTCATCGGATTGGTGGTTTTGCCGTTGGCGCTGTCCTTATTTTTTTCCGGGGCCCGCTTCGTTCCCGCCGCCGAAGCCGCGTTGTTCACCCTGATCGAAACGGTTTTGGGTCCGTTTTGGGCTTGGTTGGGCGCGGGTGAGATACCCGAGAGCACAACGCTCATCGGTGGTGCGATCGTGTTTGCGGCGATTGTGCTCAACACGTTTCGGGCAAGCCTGGAATATCGCCGTCGGATGCGCCGGATCGTTCTGGAAAAATCAGGCGGATAGCCCCATAAACTTTTTATGAAAAAATAAAAATGTGATCGAGTGGCGCATATTTTTCATACCGCGCCTTCGATTCCGTTTTAAACGTGGAACGAGCAATTTCCGTGTGGATGCACTTTATTATGGGTGTGTTGTCTACGGCGTATCGGTTCGACCGTTTCTATGGGCTGTCTGTTGGAGATCCGTCTAGATATCTATAACTTACTTAATATAAACAGAAAATTATCATTTCTGTTGCGGATGAAATAGAATCTTGAGGCTCGGTCTCGATAAAAATTGTGGGTGGGGGCATGTTATAACATGACGATTATAGGAAGATATTTTTTCTGCTCGGCCCCTTAAGGGGTCGTACTTTTT
This genomic window from Varunaivibrio sulfuroxidans contains:
- a CDS encoding heme biosynthesis protein HemY, encoding MVRALFFFFLLAALAVGGVWLADNPGAVSLSWQGWRVDTSFAVLLLALAVFAVVVALGYRVWLFVRRAPGQLGRAYRENRARKGYRALNLGMVAVAAGDGAQARKQAARADSFLDNPPLTVLLKAQAAQLNGDETAAEGFFRVMLDDPQTEYLGIRGLLNQAVRRNDTQGAIALAQRAFRLNPKSDWAGPNLFEHQVRAGDWMGAEETLEGMVRHKLVASTTARHRQAVIAFARACGSPESDDCDTTLKYLDRAFSLDPGFAPAACAYGEALVGAGRVRKAQNVIEKAWAVFPHPALVDIYLRAQALDDPLKKVGAVEKLIGANPDHPESRIASAAIALEAKLWGEARQNLEDLIKEKTEVGGGLSARVCRMMAELEEHEHGDEARAREWLVRASMADPDPAWVCDDCGHVRAEWSAHCPKCQGIDTQSWRAPPGVIHLPGATPAAPHLSGAAVGVKIIDGKNNSSSKGAPAQV
- a CDS encoding Flp family type IVb pilin; the protein is MIKTMLRVVHKPQKHRYRSPPSRLCHIFGAAIDDERGSVSVEYALIAVIISLVVIAGLSGIGTALKTFFSDAAGGF
- the rarD gene encoding EamA family transporter RarD, which encodes MNKTTRMRTALAGDTPALGGVFALSAFSIWGFFPLFFKLFEGVSAFDVLAHRVVWSVLFVSLALLMRRRWRTAAGHVRDWKKVRGSLLSGLAIAANWGIFIWAVGHDQVLEGSLGYFINPLVSVILAVIFLGERLRPWQWFSVALAGVGVFNMVVSFGAVPWVALSLALTFGSYGLLRKIAPVNSLDGLFLETLFLSPMAVAYLVWLAIHGEGAFVLGNGPWGGLSSMDVFLILSGVVTALPLLLFARAAKLIRLSTLGLVQYLVPTLQFSLAVFVFKEPFGADHLITFVLIWVALAIFSIDAMTHRRPVT
- a CDS encoding DMT family transporter, coding for MGNDYRRGIVLSALGILIISPDAMLVRLIASADPWQIAFWRTGLMGCSLLAYLLVRARVRRRPAFASIRGKTWIVVGLFSFSNISFIGALTHTSVANTLVILATMPFFAAILGWSLIGEKVASRTWVSIGLALTGTGVLVSGSLGGGHRMGDALALLTALMQGLNLIALRRFSVNDLVPPLCLSGFISALVLAPAAHPLGVSGHDFALLGLIGLVVLPLALSLFFSGARFVPAAEAALFTLIETVLGPFWAWLGAGEIPESTTLIGGAIVFAAIVLNTFRASLEYRRRMRRIVLEKSGG